A region of the Pseudomonas anguilliseptica genome:
GGCTCGGCGCGACGCGCCATTGCAGAGCAGCCGCCTGGATCAACAGGATCCGCGCCGTAGCGCCCGCCCGACGCAGCGGCTCCCAGGTAACACGAGTAGAAGTCGAACCACCGGTGGCCTGAAACTGCATCAGGCTGTCGGTATACAGCGCCGAGTTCGGTGGCGCTTCCTGGATCACCACCTGATCCAGGGGCACTTCCAGCTCCTCGGCGACCATCATGGCAATACCGGTTTGCGCACCCTGGCCCATTTCAATTTTCGGCGAGATCACCGTGACCACGCCATCGGGGCCCACCCGCACAAAGGCACCGTAACCCTCAGCTGAGCGATCACCAAGCCGACCTGTCGCCGCCGCCTCGGCGGCTGCGCTTTTAGACACCAACGGCGGTAGCCAGGTACTCAACACCAAGCCGCCGAGGGCGATACCGCTGCCCTGCAAGAGGCGGCGACGGGACATATCAACAGTCATTTCGTTAGTCTTTTTCATCTCACGCCTCCTCTACACGGCCAACACTGTGAATGGCCGTGCGAATCCGGGTGTAGGTGGCGCAGCGGCACAGATTGCCCGCCATGGCGGCATCAATCGCCTGGTCGTCAGGCTTCGGCTGGCTCTGCAGCAGCGCCGTGGCGGCCATGATCTGCCCTGATTGGCAGTAACCGCATTGCACCACCTCATGCGCCAGCCAGGCCTGCTGCACGGCTTGGCCCACGGCCGTCTCGCCGATGGCCTCAATGGTGGTGATCGAACGCCCCGCTACAGCGGAAATCGGCGTCACGCATGAACGTATCGGCTGGCCATCGAGGTGCACGGTGCACACGCCGCACTGGGCAATGCCACAGCCATATTTGGTTCCGGTCAGG
Encoded here:
- a CDS encoding (2Fe-2S)-binding protein, whose amino-acid sequence is MQTLIINGQSQQVDVAPDMPLLWVLRDVLGLTGTKYGCGIAQCGVCTVHLDGQPIRSCVTPISAVAGRSITTIEAIGETAVGQAVQQAWLAHEVVQCGYCQSGQIMAATALLQSQPKPDDQAIDAAMAGNLCRCATYTRIRTAIHSVGRVEEA